ACTAAGTAAGAGTAATATAAAGAGGGTACGAGGGTGCGTATCGTATtggcaaaaataaaaaaaatgaaacagaACACTCGAAGTTTGAGAAAGCCGACAAGTGCACAGATACGTTTACTTGTCCTACACTTTTCGCCTCCAAGCtcgctaaaataataataacctttCGTTAAAAAATccataaacaaaaacaaaaacctGAAGTTCagttttttctttctttaacattattttctcacaaatttgttctaacgttttttaattacattttattagCAACTTTTTCATGTGAACTCTAAATAATTACAACATACGTATGCTGtcatttaaagaaattaaaattaaatgtataaaagaattctttagttttttataaatattacgttattaatagttgaaaaaattataataaaatttttttaaaaaattaactcacgcatcgattttttcagaattgagTGTTGTTTCTcatacaatttttgttttttaaataaaacgatttttttcgtcaacaaaaattaattttaaacaccaaaaaattcacaattaccaaaaattgaattctaaTAGACGattcttattttaattattactcttcttaaaatttatccaaaaaattaactgaCCCATCAATTTCTCTAGAATATCCGCCAAAATatcccttaatttttattttttgaaaaaaaattacctttacCCCCAAAATTTAGTTTCAAACTCTCCTATCTTTAAAATCCCTAAAAATTTCTCTTACATATcaatcttattttatttattactcccCTTAAAATTCCTCCAAAAAATTCATCTGACCGCTCAAtttcttcagaaattaatcTAGAGTctccttcaatttttattttatttttaaaaaattcccgtCACCcctaaaaatcaattttaaactccTTTACCTCCAAAATTCCCAAAAACCGCTCTTATATACAATtcttattttgatttttttttcccctccaaaattcttaaaaaaaataatctgacCCTTCAATTTCTTCAGAATTTCCTCTAGAATTTCcccgaatttttattttattttaaaaaaattttcttcactcccaaaaatcaattttaaactcGCTAAAATTAATACACACTAAAAATGActctaaaataaatcttatttcaattattattattatttataatcatataaaaaattcaaatgacACTTTTTcttcagaatttaatgcaGAATCTTCtccaatttttcttttgtttgtaaaaaatttctttcacccccaaaaatcaattttaaactccTCCACCTCCAAGATTCCCAAAAACCGCTCTTATATacaattcttattttattttttttcccctCCAAAATTCCTCCCAAAAAATAATCTGACCCctcaatttcttcaaaatttcctCCAGAATCTCcccaaatttttcttttattttaaaaaaattttcttcacccccaaaaatcaattttaaactccTCTACCTCGAAAATCACTTCTACAAACAAgtcttattttaattattactccccttaaaatatttccaaaaatataaactcacccCTTAATCCCTCCAAAATTttctccaatttttttttatttttaaaaaaattccttcgCCTCCAAAAATCAATTCTaaacccccccccccccccacatctaaaatcattaaaattctttattactaaatattctaaaaaattgataataaaaataaaaataatctagtTACCGGGACGAAAAACGGAGCATAATAAAAAAGCGATTCCTAGGTGAGGATGAGGcagaaaaaatagaaaaataagaCCACTATAAGCGTGTTTATCGCTAACAGGCgcctcaaaaataattaatggttAAAGTTTAAATTCTTAGGATGATTTGTCtgcagataaaaatatttaagtcgTAAGGATAAAAGAGTGAGTAATCCACCACGATAGATCTATTGATCCATAAGTAAAGAGCGctagtgagaaaaaaatatctttaaggaagtacgagcgtaactaatgagtcaaaataatgttaaaatttttttttaattttaatcttccCAATtctcgtcaaaattctttattttaatttaaaataatttgaacaatttaataattgatgatttttacttatttaataaaacaaagtaataaaatgactttggtatttattacttgccggagtAAATAAACAGGCTTGGCAACAGCgcgtttgattatacccaCTATACAGGGACGTgcatgagtgtgtgagttaaccAAAATGCGTTGTCGTTACAAAggaaaattaactaaaaaaaatatagctcagtggaaaaaaaatgtgattgcGAGCAATAaagctcgaaaaaaaaataaggaaaatgCCGAAAATACAAACTTTATTGGTAATTATGAATGTACTATTAATTTGAGGTTATATTTATACCAGTGTGTATCTTTATTATGACaactaaagaaattaaatgacaCATTTTATTCTTctagaaaaatatattcaataaattgtattattaaattcaagttgaaaatttataataaattttattttgttacagAACTAAGTGGACGACGATTAGtagacttaaaattattagataatgAGTTGTGGTGTAAACCTTGCAAGCAGGCTTTGCGTCTCCGTAATTCAgtgaatgaattaaaaaatggattagCAAGTACTTTTCAAGTTAAGTGTGAAACTTGCGGGAATATGTACCCAGTAAACATTTCaacaatcgaaaaaaattcaaaaaccaGGCCTACGTATACAGTAAACTCGAAGGTGGTGGTTGGTGTTATTGAGAGTGGTAATGGAAACACTcatctcaataaaattttatcagctgCAGAAGTACCTGTCATGCATTCAACAGTCTTCAAACGTCATGAGAAAAAAGTTGGAGCTGCAATCGAACTAATAGCGAATGAAAGCTGTTTGGAAAATTTGAAAGCAGAGAGGGAGATGACTATTGAAAAGGAAGGGTATGGTTTGgaataatatttaagttaATCATTAATGcatatttcaatttcaattcaGCTGGctattatttatacttaataaaatttaagcgAAGGTCCATTCGTGTAAGTACTTGGAAATTGTATTACATAGTCgtcatattttattacaatttctaAACTATCGTGATGATCtttgtattttattgaattattaaaaaattgtatattaataatttatagttaatttttagagTTACCATGAACTCGAATGATAATATTCAActggtaatttaaaaatgaattgtatcaaaaaaaatgtttttcactattttttatatgagttttaataaataattgtaaaatattttatggtaataaaaaactgtaattttaatgttaattataacaatttttaatataaatttaatttttatgttgtcAATAGTTTGAGAGGATTGAGTGGTTGGTCGGAGAATAatgttgtttatttaataattagttacGATGCTGGTTGGCAAAAAAAAGGATCAGGGCGTTCTTATAACAGTCTAACaggtaagaaataaaaatactaaaactTGCTTGTACTTATACACAAtcaaaattatacaattaaaattattgtaggCCATGGGACTGCTATTGGATTTTACACCGGTAAAGTCGTCGGCTTTGCTACGAGAAATAAGCGATGTAAATTCTGTGagtcaaatgataaaaaagtagATGGGAATAATAATCAGGCAAGAGCACAAGAGTCGCCGAATAACACAGAGATGAAGAACCATGACTGTCGCAAAGATTTTGAGGGTTCATCAAAAGCTATGGAAGCTGACATGgcgaaacaaatatttctgaaCAACCCTCATTTTACAGAAGTCAATGTCAGGCTTGGTACCTTGATTGGAGATGACGATTCAAGTACAATTGCAACTTTACGCAAGGAGGCTGGTTATGAAATTCACAAATGGAGCGACAAAAACCATGCTGTTTCTAAACTAAGTAAATGTTTGTACGCAATGAAATTATCAACACCAttcgtaaaatattttaaatattgctTCAGCTGTGTGTTAGAAAAGAACAAGAATAATGTTGAAGCCACGAAAGCTGGTCTGTTGAATATTGTTTCTCACGCTTGTGACAATCATTCAGCATGTGGTGATTGGTGCAAATACAAGCTTGATCCAGAAAATTATAGGCATAAAATTTTGCCTGGAGGTAAAGGCTTATCCAACCCCTCAGTTCAAGATAAGCTTCAAGCTATTTTTAATTCGTTTGCTAACGTTGCTGACAAACTGAGCCCTTGTGGATCTAGTCAAGCTAATGAGTCTCTCAATAAAACAATTGCTAGCACTGCTCCTAAACATCTTCATTATGGAGGATCATCGTCGAATGACATTCGAGTAAGTGCAGCAATAATCCATAAAAATCTTGGTCATGTATCTATAGATagtattaacaaaaaaatgaacaattcaCCTACAACGAAGTCATCAATGACATATCGAATGAAAAAGGATGAAATTTC
The sequence above is drawn from the Cotesia glomerata isolate CgM1 linkage group LG4, MPM_Cglom_v2.3, whole genome shotgun sequence genome and encodes:
- the LOC123264476 gene encoding uncharacterized protein LOC123264476, which translates into the protein MRCRYKGKLTKKNIAQWKKNVIASNKARKKNKENAENTNFIELSGRRLVDLKLLDNELWCKPCKQALRLRNSVNELKNGLASTFQVKCETCGNMYPVNISTIEKNSKTRPTYTVNSKVVVGVIESGNGNTHLNKILSAAEVPVMHSTVFKRHEKKVGAAIELIANESCLENLKAEREMTIEKEGYGLE